GGCCCACCGCGCATGTCGCCCGAGCAGATGAGCGAGGCGCGCTCCCTTACCGAATCTCTCGGCGGCTCGTGGCACGTGCTTTCGGGCGATGACGTCCCGCGCACGCTCCTCGATTTCGCCACGACCGTGAACGCGAGCCAACTCGTTGTGGGCGCTTCGCGTCAGGGCTTTGCGCAGCGGCTGCTCATGCGGTCCACGAGCGCCGCGATTATCGACGGTGCCGGCGACATCGACGTGCACATCGTCGCCGTGGACCCGCCCGCCACGCACTGGTCGGCTCCCGCGCCGCCCACGAGCCTCTCCCCCGCGCGGCTCGCGACGGGCTGGGTACTCGCGACCATCCTCACGATCGTCGTCACCCTCGCGAACCTCGCGCTCGGCGATCCCACGGCGCACCTGTCCACGGCGATTATGAGCTTCGTGCTCGCCTCCGTCGTCGTCGCCCTCGTGGGTGGCCTGTGGCCGGCTCTCGCGACGGCCATCGGCGGCGCGCTCTTGCTCAACTGGTTTTTCACCGCGCCCACGCACACGCTGTCCATCACGGAACCGAAGAACATCTTCCTGCTGATTGTGTTCGTGCTCGTTGCGGTCCTCGTCGCCCAGGTTGTCGATGGCGCTGTGCGCCGCCAGCGCGAGTCCCAGGAGGCGCGTCGGCACGCGCAGCTCATGACGGAGCTTGCCCGCTCCGTGATCCGCGACGGCATCGGGATCCAGGAGATCCTCGAACAGATCGCCACGACGTTCGGCCAGGATGGCGTCGCCCTCGCCACCGTCGAGGGCACGGCACTCGTGCCCGAGTACAAAGTAGGCATCCCGATCGAATCGGTCACGCTCGCCGACGAAGCCTTTTCGCTCGACGACCAGCACGTTCTCGCCCTCGTTGGCCGCCCGCTCACGTCGAGCGAGCAGCAGCTCCTCGAGGCCTATTCGGGCCGGCTCGTGAGCCTCATGACCCAGGCGCAGCTCAACCGGACCCGCACGCAGGCCCGGCAGCTCGAGGCCGCGAACTCCGTGCGCACGGCGCTTTTGACGGCCGTCTCGCACGACCTGCGCACCCCGCTTGCGACGATTAAAACGGCCGTCTCCGGTCTCCTCCTCGACGACGTTGATCTTCCCCGCGACGCGCAGGTGGAGCTTCTGCGCACGATCGAATCGTCCTCGGACAGGCTGGACCGGATCGTCGCGGACCTCCTGGATATGTCCCGCATCCACACGAATAAGCTCGAGGTTAAGGCAGTCACCGTCGGACCCGCCGAACTGGTTGCCCAAACCCTCCACCACATGGACCCCTCCCTCGTGCCGCCTTCGCTCGAGGTGCGCGTTCCGCGCGAGCTACCGGCGATCACGACGGATGCGGCGCTTATGGAGCGCGTGCTCGAGAACCTCATCAGCAACGCCGCCAAACACACCGACGCGGGAGTCACGATCGACGCGACACAGGATGGCGAGCGTATCCTCATTCGCGTGATCGATTACGGGCCCGGCCTCACTGAGGAGAGCAAGGCGCGCCTGTTCACGCCCTTCACGCGGTTCGGTGACACGACGAACAGCCACGGGCTGGGCCTCGGCGCCGCGGTCGCGCGCGGGCTCGCGGAAGGCGTGGGCGGCACGCTCACCGCCGACGACACTCCGGGAGGTGGGCTCACAATGGTGCTGTCACTGCCGCTCACCATCACCCCAGCCACCGCCGACAGTGCGCCCACCCCCGCACACGAAACCACCGTTGGGAGCGCGTCATGATTCTCATCGTCGAGGACGATCCGGCACTGGCGAGGGCGATGACCGTGAACCTCACGGCCCGCAAATACCAGGTGCTCACGGCCACGACCGGGGAGCAGGCGCTCGTCATGGCCGCCGACAACCCGATCGAGGCCGTCCTCCTCGACCTCGGCCTGCCGCACATGAGCGGCCTCGACGTCATCGACGGGATCCGCGGCTGGTCAGACGTCCCGATCATCGTCGTGACCGCCCGCCACGAAACCCACACGAAGATCGAGGCACTCGATCGCGGCGCCGATGACTACGTGACCAAACCCTTCGCGCTCGGAGAGCTCCTTGCGCGTTTGCGCGCCAACCTCAGGCGGCGAACGTCGGGCTCCCCCTCCCCCGTCGTGACCACCGCCGACGGGCACCTCACGATCGACCTCGCCGCGAAAACCGCGACCGTCAACGGCACGCCGGCGCGCCTCACCCCGCACGAGTGGGGCATCGTGAGCTACCTCGTGAGCCACCCCAATCAGCTCGTGCGCAAGGACGAACTGCTCGAGAACGTGTGGGGCCCCGAATACACGAACGAGGCCGGCTACGTGCGCGTCTACATGTCGCAGATCCGCCAGAAACTCGAGGAGGATTCCTCCGCCCCGCGCTACTTCCTCACCGAGCCGGGCCTCGGCCACCGCTTCGTGCTTGGCAGCTAGCGTCAGCGCGGCAGGTAGGCGCTGCGCTGCTTCGTCCAGGTGACGAGGAGGCGTTCGCGGGCTCGGGTTGCCCCGACATACAGCAGGGAGCGTTCCCGCAGCGTTTTTGGTCCAGTTGAAGACTCCGATGCAGGGGCTTTTGGCTGCCACTACCGTATTGAGGTTAGGCTGCTGAACCGCCGAGTGTCCGGCACGTCGCTAACCTGGCTGGCGTCCGTAGAAGAAGGATGATCTAGTCGGAATTTGGCGCGCAGTAATGGTTACTCCTGGTCGTCGTCCTCTCCGTCGTCTTCAGATTGTGTATCCTTCTCAGCCTGGTGTCGGAGTTCCCAGTAAACGAGATCGGAGATCTCTTTAATGATCCGGCCCTTACGATGAGCACTTTCGAAGAACTTCTCCATGATGCTTTGCTGAGAGTCCTGGTGATCGAGCACCGCGTTCGTGACGGCAGTTTCGATCGTCTGCGACTCACGAAACTGCTCCTTGGTGTTTGCGTTGACCTGATCCTTAATCTCTTCATTCTGAACCAGAATCGTGACGACGCCCTGCACCCAGGACTCCACTGAACTAGGATCGAAATCCTCGTCCTCAAACAGGGAATTGATGTTGTTCAGGATTTCTTCCCAGGCCACCAGGTGCGGGTCGCGCGAACGTCCACCACCAACTCCCATCGGTTTGAGCTTCTCACCGTCGCCCCCGAGTGAAATAGCCCCTTCGCTCTTGCGCGTCTGCTTGATATGGGTGAGCTCGATGTTGTTAAAGTCCAGCTCTGCTGGAGCTTTGCGCCCCGTAAGTCGCGGTCGCAGCAGCCGGAGGAACAGGGCAACCTTCTCGAGGTCGGTGTCCTGATAGTCGACAACCTGAGATAGGAAATCGTAGAGGCGAACGAATGAGCCAACGTCCTTGCGGAAGAGGTCAAGCTCGTCAATCTCTGCTTTTGAGTCGTCGGCCAAGGCTGCCACGTAGAGGTCATTGAACCGATCAGCGGCCTGCTTCAGCGGTGCAGTGTGCTTACCGTGCTTCTTCTCGATGACGAATGCCTGCGCGAAAGCATCCACGTCATCCTTCGTATAAATCCCGGCAATTTCAAGCTTCCGCGCAAGGTCATGCACGAGGTCCGGGTCGGTAGTTTCAACGATCTCGGCAGTGCGGTAGTACGGCAGGAATGCGTCGAGGATCGTGTCCGTGTCGTTGACGAAGTCGAGAATGTACGTGGTGTCTTTACCCTTGGACGGCAGGGTACGGTTTAGGCGGGAAAGCGTCTGGACTGCTTCAATCCCGTCGAGGCGTTTGTCTACGTACATCGCGCACAGCAGTGGTTGATCAAAGCCCGTTTGATACTTGTTGGCGACGATCAAAACCTGGAACTGATCGCCCGCAAACGCCTGTGGAACCCCTCGACCACGCAGGTCAGGGTTCATGTTCGTCTCTGTATACGGCTCCTGCACGCCGGGCACGACATCATCAATCTGCTCAGCGGTCAAGCTTCCGGAGAACGCCACCAGGGTTCCCAACGGGTAGGCGTGTTTTTCAACGTAGGCGTCGATTGCCATCTTGTACTTCAGTGCAGCTGCTCGACTCGAGGTCACTACCATCGCCTTAGCGTGCCCGTCGAGGAGCTCAGCAACGTTTTCACGGAAATGCTCGACGATGATCTGAACTTTCTGAGCAATGTTGGTGGGATGCAGACTTACCCACCGCATCAGGCCCTTTTTCGCGGTGCCCTCATCAACGAGATCTTCAGCGCCAACAGCCCCACCGGCTTTTTGGGCGAGCTGAAAAGCCGTTTTATAGGTTGTGTAGTTACGCAGCACATCGAGGATGAAGCCCTCCTCGATGGCCTGCTGCATCGTGTACACATGGAAAGGCTGTGGCAAACCATCCGCACCCGGACGGCCGAACATCTCCAGTGTCTTGCCCTTAGGGGTCGCAGTAAAGGCATAGAAGGAGATGTTCTGGGCTGTCGCCCGCGCTGCCATCTCAGCGGCAAGCACGTCCTCGACACTGACTTCGCCACCGTCCTCGAGGGCTTCGACCTCTGCTTGTGAGAGAACCTGTCGCAGCTTCTGAGCACTTGTACCGGTCTGGGACGAGTGAGCCTCGTCCGCGATCACCGCGAACTTGCGATCGGCAAGCCCACCCTGCTGCGCAAGCGCCTCGAGCACGAACGGGAACGTCTGAAGCGTGACGATGATGATGAGTTTTCCGCTACTTAGTTCCTTGGCTAACAAGTCGGATTTTGAGGTAGCTGACGCTTTACGTACCTCGTCAGCGTTGATCGTTCCGACCACGCCCTTCGTGCCCTCAACTGCCTTGATGGCTTTCTGCAGCTGGTCATCGAGCACGGTACGGTCAGTCACGACGATGACCGAATCAAAGGTCTTCGAGTTATCGGCGTTGTGAAGGTTCGCGAGCCCGTGAGCAAGCCACGCGATCGAGTTCGTTTTTCCTGATCCTGCAGAGTGCTGAATCAGGTACTTACTACCCGGCCCCTCAACGCTCGTGGTCTCGAGCAGGCTAGTGACGGCCTCCCACTGGTGGAAGCGCGGGAAGATGATCTGCTTGCTACGCGAGCGAGCGCCAGTGATTGGGTCGACCTTCTCGGTAATCTGCAGGTTCACAAATCGTTCCAGGATCTGCAGCCAATTATCACGCTGCAGCACCCTCTCCCACAGGTACGAGGTGGCAGCGCTGTTCGAGTTGACCGGATTGCCTGCACCGCCATCATTACCGAGGTTAAACGGCAAGAAGAACGTGTTCTCACCATCTAACTTCGTGGTCATCCGGATTTCATCAGTAGAGACCGCAAAGTGCACCAACGCACGGGAGCCGAACTTCAGCAACGGTTCGCCTTGAGGTAGACGATCTCGACGGTATTGACGCATCGCGTCATCAATCGACTGTGTGTTGTCCGTCTTGAGCTCGGCGGTCGCCACCGGTAAACCGTTGACGAAAAACACCAGATCGATCGAATCCTGCGGGCGCTTCTTGGAGTGGTGCACCTGCCGCACCACCCGCAGCCGGTTTGCCTGGTAGTGCTCCTGAGCCACGGGGTTCATCGACGTCGCAGGCTTAAATGCGCACATGAAGAACTTCGCTGGAGTCTTCCTGAAACCAACACGCAACACTGAAAGCAAACCGCCACCATGCTCAAGCGGCTGGTCAAGCTCCTTCACAAGCCGATCCAGCAGCAATCGCTGTGCAAGAGCAGTCTCCACCGCCGAACCGTTATCCGGCATGACCCGGGCCCACTGCTCAGGCTGCGTCTCCTGAAGCCACGCAAACACATCCTCCGGAATCAGCGCATGCTCCTGGTCATAGCCCGTGAAATCCTCTTCGTACAGCCAGCCATGCGCACCGAGGTACTCGCAGATCTCGGTCTCAAAACTCTTCTCGTGCTGAACACCCACTGTTCCTCCTTAAAACTCGATCTGCCCTGTCACCGCAGCCGTGATCAACGCGGAACGGCGCTCCTGTAGAAGATTGATTAGTCTGGTCGAGGACGCTAATATCGCCCCCTCACGACTCTTTAATTCAGCCAGCTGATCAACCGCTTCTTTCTGTTCTGTCAGCGAGGGAACTGGTACCGAAAGCGCAGTAACTTTCTGCCAATTTCTGAAATCCATCGAGTCACCTCTGACTGTCATAGATTGACTCTTTAGGTACCCAGAATCTCCAAGAAATCTCAAATATAGAACGAGGAAATCGGGCCTAATCGTTTTCGATACACTGCACACGTGACAAGCTGGTGTCATCTTTCCATCAGAATCAGACAGGCCAACAGCGCCTCGATATCCATCCAGTCCGTGAAAGACAAAGTCTCCTTGCTTTACGCCCTGGTAGCTAGAATCGTCGCTAGACATCCAGTAGCCGTCCAAGCGCCGATTGGATCGTAAAGTAACTTCTCCATCGTCGTAAGCAGTTACGATCTCGGAACCTTCTAGCACTGGCCGCCGCATCTTTGACAACAGCCATTTAAGGCGCAACCGTTTAGCGCCGTAAACCGATTTTTCCAAGATCTGATAGGTTGCCGATTTAGAGTGCTCGTCGAGCAATTGGATTAGCGTTCTTTGTTTGGCGATGAGGTGGTCAATCTTAGCCGTCTCCGCATCGAGAAAACTAACGATTCTGTCCTGCTCATCCAGGGTGGGAACCAGAGTAAACATCTGTGAGAAGTCATCCCAAGTCATCGTATGCCTGATATTCTTCGCAAAGTAGGCGTATTTTCTTCCCATGAATATGTATGCGAACCAATAATCAGCGAATTCTGGCCTTATTTGTGCATTACAACTCAAGACAGTGTATGCAGGCGAAATCATGCCATCATGTGGGCTTCTCCCGGCAAACACAGCTGACTGATCTAAATCGAAGAGGCACAGGACAAGCTGGCTCTCCCGTACAAGTTGATAAGTGTCAAAAGTTGACGGGAGCTTTCCTTCAGTACTTCTGATGTC
The window above is part of the Dermabacter vaginalis genome. Proteins encoded here:
- a CDS encoding DUF4118 domain-containing protein, with protein sequence MNTVRGVLKVYLGAAPGVGKTCAMLEEAHDRLKGGEDVVVGVVETHGRSGTAVRLEGLPVIPPRRVSYRGSTYDELDVAAIIERKPDVVLVDELAHTVHGEDTTAKRWQDVHRLLDAGINVISTVNIQHLESLNDVVTTITGHVQNETIPDPVLREAEEVELIDLSPDALRVRLRQGQVYGPATVDAALSKFFRKGNLTALRELALLWLADQVDDGLEKYRSEEGIKEPWAARERILVAVGGGPKTAALIRRGRRIAGRIAGRELLVVHVLAADGPPRMSPEQMSEARSLTESLGGSWHVLSGDDVPRTLLDFATTVNASQLVVGASRQGFAQRLLMRSTSAAIIDGAGDIDVHIVAVDPPATHWSAPAPPTSLSPARLATGWVLATILTIVVTLANLALGDPTAHLSTAIMSFVLASVVVALVGGLWPALATAIGGALLLNWFFTAPTHTLSITEPKNIFLLIVFVLVAVLVAQVVDGAVRRQRESQEARRHAQLMTELARSVIRDGIGIQEILEQIATTFGQDGVALATVEGTALVPEYKVGIPIESVTLADEAFSLDDQHVLALVGRPLTSSEQQLLEAYSGRLVSLMTQAQLNRTRTQARQLEAANSVRTALLTAVSHDLRTPLATIKTAVSGLLLDDVDLPRDAQVELLRTIESSSDRLDRIVADLLDMSRIHTNKLEVKAVTVGPAELVAQTLHHMDPSLVPPSLEVRVPRELPAITTDAALMERVLENLISNAAKHTDAGVTIDATQDGERILIRVIDYGPGLTEESKARLFTPFTRFGDTTNSHGLGLGAAVARGLAEGVGGTLTADDTPGGGLTMVLSLPLTITPATADSAPTPAHETTVGSAS
- a CDS encoding response regulator transcription factor — protein: MILIVEDDPALARAMTVNLTARKYQVLTATTGEQALVMAADNPIEAVLLDLGLPHMSGLDVIDGIRGWSDVPIIVVTARHETHTKIEALDRGADDYVTKPFALGELLARLRANLRRRTSGSPSPVVTTADGHLTIDLAAKTATVNGTPARLTPHEWGIVSYLVSHPNQLVRKDELLENVWGPEYTNEAGYVRVYMSQIRQKLEEDSSAPRYFLTEPGLGHRFVLGS
- a CDS encoding type I restriction endonuclease subunit R, with protein sequence MGVQHEKSFETEICEYLGAHGWLYEEDFTGYDQEHALIPEDVFAWLQETQPEQWARVMPDNGSAVETALAQRLLLDRLVKELDQPLEHGGGLLSVLRVGFRKTPAKFFMCAFKPATSMNPVAQEHYQANRLRVVRQVHHSKKRPQDSIDLVFFVNGLPVATAELKTDNTQSIDDAMRQYRRDRLPQGEPLLKFGSRALVHFAVSTDEIRMTTKLDGENTFFLPFNLGNDGGAGNPVNSNSAATSYLWERVLQRDNWLQILERFVNLQITEKVDPITGARSRSKQIIFPRFHQWEAVTSLLETTSVEGPGSKYLIQHSAGSGKTNSIAWLAHGLANLHNADNSKTFDSVIVVTDRTVLDDQLQKAIKAVEGTKGVVGTINADEVRKASATSKSDLLAKELSSGKLIIIVTLQTFPFVLEALAQQGGLADRKFAVIADEAHSSQTGTSAQKLRQVLSQAEVEALEDGGEVSVEDVLAAEMAARATAQNISFYAFTATPKGKTLEMFGRPGADGLPQPFHVYTMQQAIEEGFILDVLRNYTTYKTAFQLAQKAGGAVGAEDLVDEGTAKKGLMRWVSLHPTNIAQKVQIIVEHFRENVAELLDGHAKAMVVTSSRAAALKYKMAIDAYVEKHAYPLGTLVAFSGSLTAEQIDDVVPGVQEPYTETNMNPDLRGRGVPQAFAGDQFQVLIVANKYQTGFDQPLLCAMYVDKRLDGIEAVQTLSRLNRTLPSKGKDTTYILDFVNDTDTILDAFLPYYRTAEIVETTDPDLVHDLARKLEIAGIYTKDDVDAFAQAFVIEKKHGKHTAPLKQAADRFNDLYVAALADDSKAEIDELDLFRKDVGSFVRLYDFLSQVVDYQDTDLEKVALFLRLLRPRLTGRKAPAELDFNNIELTHIKQTRKSEGAISLGGDGEKLKPMGVGGGRSRDPHLVAWEEILNNINSLFEDEDFDPSSVESWVQGVVTILVQNEEIKDQVNANTKEQFRESQTIETAVTNAVLDHQDSQQSIMEKFFESAHRKGRIIKEISDLVYWELRHQAEKDTQSEDDGEDDDQE
- a CDS encoding restriction endonuclease subunit S, producing the protein MSRIQSQSGIPYLGVAPASWQIVRNKNLFNHSRKIVGSKSKTSQLLSLTTQGIRKKDIRSTEGKLPSTFDTYQLVRESQLVLCLFDLDQSAVFAGRSPHDGMISPAYTVLSCNAQIRPEFADYWFAYIFMGRKYAYFAKNIRHTMTWDDFSQMFTLVPTLDEQDRIVSFLDAETAKIDHLIAKQRTLIQLLDEHSKSATYQILEKSVYGAKRLRLKWLLSKMRRPVLEGSEIVTAYDDGEVTLRSNRRLDGYWMSSDDSSYQGVKQGDFVFHGLDGYRGAVGLSDSDGKMTPACHVCSVSKTIRPDFLVLYLRFLGDSGYLKSQSMTVRGDSMDFRNWQKVTALSVPVPSLTEQKEAVDQLAELKSREGAILASSTRLINLLQERRSALITAAVTGQIEF